The sequence GCCATGTTCATGGAGAATTACAAACTCGACCAGGCCATTACCAGCATGTCGTATATGGACAATGATCCCACCAAAGGCGCAACAGTATTTATTGAGAACCTTGAAAAAGCGGCGATGCCGATGACGGTTGAAGTCATTACTGCCAGCGGAAAAAGACAATTGTACAAGTTGCCTGTAGAGATATGGGAGCATGAATACAGGTATAGTTTACAAACAAATACCAGCGAGCAGATTAAAAGTATTGTGATTGATCCTGAAAAAATTTTCCCGGATGTAAACAGGGAAAATAATGAATGGAAGCGTTAAATTAATTGAGCATACCTTAAGGAAATGCCTAAATTCTTTGATCACCAGGTACAACTGCATATTAACCAACATGCCCTGTTTTATGAGTTAAGAAATGAGAGATATTTTATTGCTATTTCAATTTCCATATACCGACTCAAATTGTTTATTTTCAACTGAGGGCAAGATGATTGACAATATCCAGTTATTATAGTTCATTTAATTATGTAAAACACCATATGAAAAGAATAGAAAACAAAGTGGCGATAGTTACTGGTGCCGCATCCGGCCTTGGTAAAGCAATCACTTTGCTGTATTTGGCAGAAGGAGCCAAAGTTTTGGCTGCAGATATCAATGAGAAAAACCTTTATGCCTTAAAAAATGATGCACCGGCAAATAATGGCTATTTAACGACTATTGTAGCAAACATGGCTACTGACGATGATATTGAAAATATGGTCAAAAAGGCCATTGATACTTATGGAACGGTAGATATTCTGGTCAACAATGCCGGTATCATGGATGATTTCAGTCCGGCTGCTGAAGTAACTGATGATATGTGGGATCATGTTATGGCCATCAACCTTAACGGGCCCTTTAAAGCCATGAGAGCTGTATTAAAAATTATGCTGGAAAAGAAATCCGGGGTAATAATCAATATCGCGTCGGTTGGTGGCTTACAGGGCGCGCGGGCAGGAGCAGCTTATACAGCAAGTAAACATGCCATCATCGGCCTTACAAAAAACACTGGCTACATGTATGCAAAATCGGGCCTTCGCTGCAATGCCATTGCACCCGGAGCGATGGAAACCAATATTGGTGCAACCATAGATTTCAGTAAAATTTCCACATTAGCGAATGAAAGGATAATGCCTGGCATGGTTTTAAATCCAAGGTCCTCCAAACCATCTGAAGTGGCCAATATTGCCCTCTTCCTGGCATCCGAAGCGGCCAGTTTTATAAATGGTGCTGTAATTGT comes from Flavihumibacter fluvii and encodes:
- a CDS encoding SDR family oxidoreductase yields the protein MKRIENKVAIVTGAASGLGKAITLLYLAEGAKVLAADINEKNLYALKNDAPANNGYLTTIVANMATDDDIENMVKKAIDTYGTVDILVNNAGIMDDFSPAAEVTDDMWDHVMAINLNGPFKAMRAVLKIMLEKKSGVIINIASVGGLQGARAGAAYTASKHAIIGLTKNTGYMYAKSGLRCNAIAPGAMETNIGATIDFSKISTLANERIMPGMVLNPRSSKPSEVANIALFLASEAASFINGAVIVADGGWTAY